In one window of Clavelina lepadiformis chromosome 4, kaClaLepa1.1, whole genome shotgun sequence DNA:
- the LOC143451421 gene encoding uncharacterized protein LOC143451421 gives MCYAGKCNGEVECEDGSDERGCPCPASSPKPCACNKENNFACSVRFQSCYSVDEECDGFSDCSDGSDEWNCTCPERTPTHCACHNSNNFTCHPGWPACFNEDDVRCGSPNRCPDNSDGYICKQKPECLKNNCDGYSDCLDGADEKPCDVCPPYRPMPCACRANDNYTCKSDGIVCFNEAESCDGKIDCVDGSDEWDCSSCPIWAPFPCDCKANGTCFRNDTFWTCYDEEEKCNSLARCNDNSDEFNCTCPVDQFACSCFSLNPPTCTKDKGCIAQGRVNDGTFDCDSRNDEAYIRWFTTQQCGSCNVDIMRFSNKSTCILPSCDQTTCYDIPAIDCLNFSCNRTDHVCTSPCVGSATTTDCSKVFQCSDQALILNSNFCNGKLDCEDGSDEIINGPGFKCSTKFTVIPCILPQWNLYDNVAQCYDKSDLCFGEDGSFYCFKCLDNRLIISPKQLCDGEIDCYDMSDECLCENILADACIDLFQNHTVQSPICNSEQTFVKTLNQPCSRKSSNDSDVQRDCQESSFVRCQTKWGLTYATKCDKRPECIDFRDECHSCPDLPTFCNDTCHDFYNLGDRYCDGYEDQAWKHLNGTNCPQGFDERDCPMRHKCKAGDKVSIDKEQKCNGIEDCDDGSDENGCDDRHRCDTVVGGSISIPVSALLDGKRDCVDGTDEFVPGIFSSRFQLIGNDHLRRWFWVVAIVTVLGNLFIIVSTLRDMTNTKDATKAKKCNKILILNLSVSDLLMGIYLLIVVGQGVAYAGNYAEFDYEWRSGTLCSIAGSICMISSETSCFIMVLIAAFRLYSIFFPFKARLASTNIWKAAALFSWLLSITLAVLPNLFRYFNHAALFLSPFSKTDTVTDDYVISFACRLSMLTNTSMQDKGDAWLTAKSFLDNEFPQFSSPGDISYYGKTSVCIPTLFVSKGDRFWPYSTVIITLNLVSFLFVCVSYVLVYRNMSKRPDKKNDVAKIQDRRLQLRIARLIVTDFVCWIPICIMAYVSLGGGVLPPGIEIFTAGVLLPINSALNPILYSSFIEDKVTKFGKKLKCC, from the exons ATGTGTTATGCAGGAAAATGTAATGGTGAGGTTGAATGTGAAGACGGTTCAGACGAACGGGGATGTCCCTGTCCTGCGAGCAGCCCAAAACCTTGTGCTtgtaataaagaaaataattttgcttgTTCTGTGAGGTTTCAATCCTGCTACTCAGTCGATG AAGAGTGCGATGGGTTTTCCGACTGCTCGGATGGTTCTGATGAATGGAATTGTACTTGTCCAGAGCGTACACCAACACATTGCGCTTGTCATAACTCGAATAACTTTACTTGTCACCCTGGCTGGCCTGCTTGCTTTAATGAAGATG atgTGAGATGCGGTTCTCCTAATCGATGTCCTGATAATTCGGATGGGTACATTTGCAAACAGAAACCTGAATGCTTAAAAA ACAATTGCGACGGATACTCAGACTGTCTTGATGGTGCGGATGAAAAGCCATGTGATGTGTGTCCACCATACCGACCCATGCCTTGTGCGTGTCGTGCAAACGATAACTATACATGCAAAAGCGATGGAATTGTGTGCTTTAACGAAGCAG AGTCGTGTGACGGAAAAATTGACTGCGTTGACGGATCGGACGAATGGGATTGTTCGTCCTGTCCTATCTGGGCTCCATTCCCATGCGATTGCAAAGCGAATGGAACTTGTTTCCGCAATGACACCTTCTGGACGTGTTATGATGAAGAAG AAAAATGCAATTCTTTGGCGAGATGTAACGACAATTCCGATGAATTTAACTGCACGTGTCCTGTCGATCAGTTTGCTTGCTCCTGCTTCAGCCTAAACCCACCCACCTGCACGAAAGACAAAGGCTGTATCGCGCAAGGTCGGGTCAACGATGGAACGTTTGACTGTGACAGTCGCAATGACGAGGCTTACATCAGGTGGTTTACTACACAACAATGTGGTTCTTGTAATGTTGATATTATGAGATTTTCTAACAAATCAACTTGTATCCTTCCATCTTGTGATCAAACAACCTGCTACGATATTCCCGCCATTGACTGTTTGAATTTCTCATGCAATCGTACAGACCACGTGTGCACATCACCTTGTGTTGGCAGTGCAACTACTACAGATTGCAGTAAGGTCTTTCAGTGTTCGGATCAAGCGTTGATCTTAAATTCCAACTTTTGTAACGGAAAGCTCGACTGTGAAGATGGTAGCGACGAAATTATCAATGGACCTGGTTTTAAATGCTCCACAAAGTTTACAGTCATTCCTTGCATCCTACCCCAGTGGAATCTTTACGACAACGTCGCGCAGTGCTATGATAAGTCCGATCTTTGCTTTGGAGAAGATGGCTCCTTTTATTGCTTCAAATGCCTGGATAATCGTTTGATCATCTCTCCTAAACAGTTATGCGATGGTGAAATAGACTGCTACGACATGTCTGACGAGTGTCTCTGCGAAAATATTCTCGCTGATGCGTGCATCGACCTATTTCAAAACCACACTGTTCAATCACCAATTTGCAATTCTGAACAAACGTTTGTTAAAACATTAAATCAGCCTTGCAGCAGAAAGTCAAGTAACGACTCCGATGTTCAACGAGATTGTCAGGAATCTTCTTTTGTTCGATGCCAAACGAAATGGGGACTGACTTACGCCACTAAATGTGACAAGCGGCCAGAATGCATTGACTTTAGAGACGAATGTCACTCGTGTCCAGATCTTccaactttttgtaatgacaCTTGTCACGACTTCTACAATCTCGGAGATCGTTACTGCGACGGCTACGAAGACCAGGCCTGGAAGCATTTAAACGGCACCAACTGTCCGCAGGGTTTCGATGAACGCGATTGTCCGATGCGACACAAGTGCAAGGCCGGCGACAAAGTCAGCATCGATAAAGAACAAAAATGCAACGGAATAGAGGATTGCGACGACGGAAGTGACGAGAACGGATGTGACGACAGACATAGATGCGATACCGTGGTAGGTGGTTCGATTTCGATCCCAGTTAGCGCCTTGTTGGATGGTAAACGCGATTGCGTCGACGGAACAGACGAATTTGTCCCGGGAATTTTCTCTTCGCGATTTCAACTAATAGGAAACGACCATCTTCGTCGATGGTTCTGGGTTGTTGCCATAGTTACAGTTTTAGGAAACTTATTCATCATAGTCTCTACATTACGTGATATGACCAACACCAAGGACGCAACGAAggcaaaaaaatgtaacaaaattctAATTCTTAATCTATCCGTATCCGATTTGTTGATGGGGATCTATTTGCTGATAGTCGTGGGACAAGGGGTGGCGTATGCCGGCAATTATGCCGAGTTCGATTACGAATGGCGAAGCGGCACACTTTGCTCGATAGCGGGAAGTATTTGCATGATTTCAAGCGAAACTTCGTGCTTTATCATGGTTCTTATTGCCGCTTTTCGTCTTTACAGCATCTTTTTCCCGTTTAAAGCGCGATTAGCTTCAACAAACATCTGGAAAGCGGCTGCTCTTTTTTCCTGGTTGCTTTCGATAACGCTTGCAGTTTTGCCGAATCTCTTCCGTTACTTTAATCATGCCGCTCTATTTCTCAGCCCGTTTTCAAAAACGGACACAGTTACAGATGATTACGTCATATCTTTCGCTTGTCGCCTGTCTATGCTGACCAATACATCAATGCAAGATAAAGGCGACGCTTGGTTGACCGCGAAGTCATTTCTTGACAACGAGTTTCCCCAGTTTTCTTCACCTGGTGATATAAGCTATTATGGGAAAACCAGTGTCTGCATACCGACGCTTTTTGTTAGCAAAGGTGACAGATTCTGGCCTTATTCTACCGTCATTATCACTCTAAATCTTGTATCTTTCCTGTTTGTTTGCGTGAGCTACGTTTTAGTTTACAGAAACATGTCTAAACGTCCGGATAAAAAAAACGACGTTGCTAAGATTCAAGATCGACGACTCCAGCTGCGCATAGCAAGGCTCATTGTAACGGACTTTGTCTGCTGGATTCCGATTTGCATCATGGCCTATGTTAGCCTAGGTGGTGGTGTCCTACCTCCAGGCATAGAAATCTTCACCGCCGGTGTGCTGCTCCCGATCAATAGCGCCCTGAACCCGATACTTTACTCGTCTTTCATCGAAGACAAGGTGACCAAATTTGGGAAAAAGCTGAAATGTTGTTAA
- the LOC143453064 gene encoding nose resistant to fluoxetine protein 6-like: MRFFCETNLLLLLCFFYGNNCLEVVDDSSQKTVEKQSTEFKPNEEFIAFSPFMQLFSDGYFDDILGTVVQAVKSLDENMGEEPDMKTCRRQWLTFINDLQSQPYALRMADSWGRKQSGILDGNVEWMGNYYECIEAKGPDFNGKWCQAFMDHKHEPNMDQLSRPPSVGICVPSGCSENSIKKIFREILSFKSNIKTGNTTLLNVQCPLTTEQLEWSAADTLGIAVTCVVIVLNLIGTFVDFITRRNNTKDNYATKSQPTKRPRLLTKMVLCFSMISNGEKLLTTNSSGGSLGILNGIRFLSTAWVALGHVFMDGQMGIAYLLSPKRYLKSKIVFMPIINFYYSVDTFFLLGGLLVSYLGMKQLTTTNGRMNIALTYIHRFIRITPAYAYVILFSMGILKWLGSGPQWSNYPLLPHYVCQDVWWTNLLYVSNFFPSLNMCMAWCWYLAVDMQFYLLTPFILLATYRWPRVGISLMVFIAIASMAVCGILSALGPIQPFALIISQNIGLLNILSDIPTYDMKFRYDIYFLPWARLHVYMIGMLTGYVLFATKGKLTIPKWLVVLGWLASAGSCFAIIFGLYPQTSTDTDLDTGLAIIYNAFERPVYGLCLSWMIIACTSGYGGPVTKFLNWKIFNPLSRLTFSFYLVHCLVLIVYLVNRNNMIHCQTIDFIFTYIGSFFISLALAFLLCLTIEWPTMELAKVLLPSKRGDPSNRYEKSDQKKLLKQR; this comes from the exons atgagGTTTTTCTGTGAAACCAATTTGTTGCTACTTTTGTGCTTTTTTTATGGAAACAACTGCCTTGAAGTAGTTGATGATTCTTCCCAGAAAACTGTAGAAAAACAATCGACAGAGTTTAAACCAAACGAGGAATTCATCGCTTTCTCTCCCTTCATGCAGCTGTTCAGTGATGGAtattttgatgacattctcgGAACGGTTGTCCA AGCTGTTAAATCTTTGGATGAAAACATGGGAGAGGAACCAGACATGAAAACCTGTCGCAGGCAATGGCTTACCTTTATAAACGATCTTCAATCTCAACCTTACGCTTTGAGAA TGGCTGACTCCTGGGGACGAAAGCAAAGTGGAATATTGGATGGAAATGTTGAATGGATGGGTAATTATTATGAATGTATTGAAGCTAAAGGCCCGGACTTCAATGGAAAATGGTGCCAGGCTTTCATGGATCATAAACACGAG CCCAACATGGATCAATTATCAAGACCTCCTTCAGTTGGAATTTGTGTTCCTTCAGGGTGCTCCGAAAATTctatcaaaaaaatctttcgtGAAATATtgagttttaaaagtaatatcAAAACTGGAAATACCACATTGCTTAACGTACAGTGTCCATTAACTACTGAACAACTAGAATGGTCAGCAGCCGACACCTTGGGAAT TGCGGTCACTTGCGtggtaattgttttaaatttgattgGAACATTTGTGGATTTCATCACAAGACGCAACAACACAAAGGACAACTACGCTACAAAGTCACAACCAACGAAACGTCCACGTTTGCTCA CAAAAATGGTTTTATGCTTCTCCATGATTTCAAATGGTGAAAAACTGCTAACAACGAATTCTTCTGGTGGCTCTTTGGGTATTCTTAATGGAATCAGATTTCTAAGTACAGCATGGGTTGCACTCGGACATGTTTTTATGGATGGTCAGATGGGAATAG CTTATCTTCTATCACCCAAAAGATACTTAAAATCGAAAATCGTTTTTATGCCGATAATCAATTTCTACTACTCTGTCGACACTTTCTTCTTGTTGGGAGGTTTGTTGGTTTCTTATCTCGGTATGAAGCAACTCACTACTACCAATGGTCGCATGAACATCGCATTGACTTACATACATCGATTTATCAG GATAACACCAGCCTACGCTTACGTGATTCTTTTCTCTATGGGAATACTTAAGTGGTTGGGGAGCGGGCCACAATGGAGTAACTATCCATTGTTACCACATTATGTTTGCCAAGACGTTTGGTGGACTAATCTTCTTTACGTCAgcaatttttttccttctcTTAATATG TGTATGGCCTGGTGCTGGTACTTAGCAGTGGACATGCAGTTTTATCTTCTGACTCCGTTCATTCTTCTCGCCACCTACCG GTGGCCTCGAGTCGGAATATCTTTGATGGTCTTCATTGCTATTGCAAGTATGGCTGTTTGCGGAATATTGTCTGCCCTTGGTCCTATTCAACCATTTGCTTTAATTATTTCTCAAAACATTGGCCT GTTGAACATACTGTCTGACATTCCAACCTACGACATGAAGTTCAGATATGATATATATTTCCTACCATGGGCCAGATTACACGTGTACATGATTGGGATGTTAACTGGTTATGTGCTATTCGCTACTAAGGGCAAATtgacaattccaaaa TGGTTGGTCGTTTTGGGATGGTTGGCATCGGCTGGCAGCTGCTTCGCGATCATTTTCGGTTTATATCCACAAACCAGCACAGATACTGATTTAGACACTGGATTGGCAATAATTTACAATGCTTTTGAAAGACCTGTGTATGGACTTTGCCTTAGCTGGATGATAATAGCTTGTACATCTGGATATGGAG GTCCTGTGACAAAGTTTCTgaattggaaaattttcaaccCCCTCAGCCGATTAACTTTCTCCTTCTACCTCGTTCACTGTTTGGTATTGATTGTGTACTTGGTGAACCGGAATAACATGATCCATTGCCAGACCATTGACTTTATCTTCACATACATAG gcTCCTTTTTCATCAGCCTAGCTTTGGCATTTTTGCTCTGTTTAACCATTGAATGGCCGACCATGGAACTGGCCAAAGTCCTTCTGCCTTCCAAACGAGGTGATCCCTCCAACCGATATGAAAAATCGGACcagaaaaaattgttgaaGCAACGGTGA
- the LOC143452099 gene encoding CUB domain-containing protein 2-like isoform X2, whose translation MVASPSYLSTTEHNFSCTFFFHARPGYRVELDMEVDIESCCDYIDIYDEEGFIRKLTGMIPHTDVLSIGQVLKLVYNSNRASSNHKVASKGFLARYRQFSCGGHYEINNGTTGVVTSPNYPNNTMYNFQCTYTFHAQPGHGVKLSLLVDTEACCAKIEIFDGKVLRKILEGKDQKNVMSEEQSMKLVYISDYTDTDSKIASKGFWAKYEQYQLTQ comes from the exons ATGGTGGCTTCCCCTAGCTACCTTAGCACCACTGAACATAACTTTTCGTGTACTTTCTTTTTCCATGCACGGCCAGGCTATAGAGTTGAACTGGATATGGAAGTTGATATTGAATCGTGTTGTGATTATATCGAT ATTTATGATGAGGAAGGTTTCATCAGGAAGTTGACTGGCATGATTCCGCATACAGATGTGCTATCaattgggcaagttttgaaacTGGTTTACAATTCTAATCGTGCAAGCTCCAATCATAAAGTTGCAAGCAAAGGGTTTTTAGCAAGATACAGACAAT TTTCATGTGGTGGAcattatgaaataaataatggAACAACTGGCGTTGTGACCTCACCCAACTATCCCAACAACACAATGTATAACTTTCAGTGCACGTACACATTCCATGCACAGCCGGGACATGGAGTAAAATTATCACTGTTAGTTGATACTGAAGCATGCTGTGCCAAAATTGAG ATCTTTGACGGAAAAGTACTCAGAAAGATCCTAGAGGGCAAAGATCAAAAGAATGTGATGTCTGAAGAGCAATCCATGAAACTTGTCTACATTTCAGACTACACAGATACTGACAGCAAAATTGCTAGCAAAGGTTTTTGGGCAAAATACGAACAAT ATCAACTAACACAATAA
- the LOC143452099 gene encoding CUB domain-containing protein 2-like isoform X1, whose product MVASPSYLSTTEHNFSCTFFFHARPGYRVELDMEVDIESCCDYIDIYDEEGFIRKLTGMIPHTDVLSIGQVLKLVYNSNRASSNHKVASKGFLARYRQFSCGGHYEINNGTTGVVTSPNYPNNTMYNFQCTYTFHAQPGHGVKLSLLVDTEACCAKIEIFDGKVLRKILEGKDQKNVMSEEQSMKLVYISDYTDTDSKIASKGFWAKYEQCKYIFPGTLKLYTTGA is encoded by the exons ATGGTGGCTTCCCCTAGCTACCTTAGCACCACTGAACATAACTTTTCGTGTACTTTCTTTTTCCATGCACGGCCAGGCTATAGAGTTGAACTGGATATGGAAGTTGATATTGAATCGTGTTGTGATTATATCGAT ATTTATGATGAGGAAGGTTTCATCAGGAAGTTGACTGGCATGATTCCGCATACAGATGTGCTATCaattgggcaagttttgaaacTGGTTTACAATTCTAATCGTGCAAGCTCCAATCATAAAGTTGCAAGCAAAGGGTTTTTAGCAAGATACAGACAAT TTTCATGTGGTGGAcattatgaaataaataatggAACAACTGGCGTTGTGACCTCACCCAACTATCCCAACAACACAATGTATAACTTTCAGTGCACGTACACATTCCATGCACAGCCGGGACATGGAGTAAAATTATCACTGTTAGTTGATACTGAAGCATGCTGTGCCAAAATTGAG ATCTTTGACGGAAAAGTACTCAGAAAGATCCTAGAGGGCAAAGATCAAAAGAATGTGATGTCTGAAGAGCAATCCATGAAACTTGTCTACATTTCAGACTACACAGATACTGACAGCAAAATTGCTAGCAAAGGTTTTTGGGCAAAATACGAACAATGTAAGTATATTTTTCCTGGAACTTTAAAGTTGTATACTACAGGTGCTTAG